A single genomic interval of Chitinophaga sp. 180180018-3 harbors:
- a CDS encoding TlpA disulfide reductase family protein, translating into MKKITFLTLLLPVVIHAQPAKYVLNGKVTKLNTPAKIYLSTMMNEKLTIDSTDVRNGVFHFEGMVDGPIKALLVLNPRGSYANMEALPADADARIFILEKGDTKITATDNIGHAHIVSPVNLEVKNYQEALSSLDKTIRQINRSYNKASPARKADSAFIYHLGERFNVAQGAIKLLQQKFLAENPGSYASLQALTDLAGLEINPAEIAPLFQKLSPKVRSTPEGKAFSEEIERAKQLIPGATAPDFEVPDMSGKPVRLSDFKGKIVLLDFWASWYEPSRRQHAFIRKAYETFRNKNFTVISIAVDPPADRQYLLDAIREDSLSWTNLSDPTKDKNDAAKTYNVKRLPQNYLIDADGVVLNKDLFGDALEQELNGLLSKQNH; encoded by the coding sequence ATGAAAAAAATAACGTTTTTAACCTTACTGTTACCTGTCGTGATACACGCCCAGCCTGCAAAATACGTCCTGAATGGAAAGGTGACCAAACTGAATACCCCGGCAAAGATATATCTCAGCACAATGATGAATGAAAAGCTGACGATAGATTCCACAGATGTCAGGAATGGCGTATTCCATTTTGAAGGTATGGTAGATGGACCCATAAAAGCCCTGCTGGTATTGAATCCCCGTGGCAGCTATGCTAACATGGAAGCATTACCGGCGGATGCAGATGCCCGTATATTTATATTAGAAAAAGGCGATACAAAGATTACAGCTACTGATAATATCGGTCATGCTCATATCGTTTCACCGGTTAACCTGGAGGTGAAAAATTATCAGGAAGCATTGAGCTCCCTTGATAAAACCATCAGGCAGATTAACAGGAGTTATAACAAAGCCTCTCCTGCCCGCAAGGCCGACAGTGCCTTTATCTATCATCTTGGCGAACGCTTCAATGTAGCACAGGGAGCTATTAAACTGTTGCAACAGAAATTCCTCGCGGAAAACCCCGGCTCGTATGCAAGTCTGCAGGCATTGACCGATCTGGCAGGACTCGAAATAAATCCGGCAGAGATAGCCCCGCTATTTCAGAAACTTTCTCCTAAAGTCCGCAGTACTCCCGAAGGCAAAGCATTTTCCGAAGAAATAGAGCGTGCCAAACAACTCATCCCCGGCGCCACGGCGCCTGACTTTGAAGTACCCGATATGAGCGGGAAACCCGTGAGGTTGTCTGATTTTAAAGGAAAAATAGTGCTGCTCGATTTCTGGGCCTCCTGGTATGAGCCCTCCAGGAGGCAACATGCGTTTATTCGAAAGGCGTACGAAACGTTCAGGAATAAGAACTTTACAGTGATCAGCATTGCCGTAGATCCACCGGCCGACAGGCAATATCTTCTGGATGCCATAAGGGAAGACAGTCTTAGCTGGACTAACCTCTCCGACCCTACGAAAGATAAAAATGATGCAGCTAAAACCTATAATGTTAAACGCTTACCACAGAATTACCTCATCGATGCCGATGGCGTAGTCCTCAATAAAGATCTCTTCGGGGATGCCCTGGAGCAGGAACTGAATGGACTGCTTAGTAAACAGAATCACTGA
- a CDS encoding LuxR C-terminal-related transcriptional regulator, with protein sequence MKIQLYEEAKKIWRVLEESKSTPDLELELEIYKKMLGLFQVGDYYFFIFNSFEGKFDYVHPGISDVLGYNADGCTVADVVSYIHPDDIPFFMAFEQASVEFFYALPIEKLLKYKVRYDLRMRKANGEYIRVLQQSTPLQHNETGVMLRSFVVHTDISHLKQSGNPVLSFIGLDGEPSFIDVDLKKKLTPTREQLTPREKEVLRGMLSGQPSREIALQLNISKQTVEKHRKNMLKKTGIKSSAEMIVRAIKEGWI encoded by the coding sequence ATGAAGATTCAGTTGTATGAAGAAGCCAAAAAGATCTGGAGAGTACTGGAAGAGAGCAAAAGCACACCTGATCTGGAACTGGAGCTGGAAATCTATAAAAAAATGCTCGGCCTGTTTCAGGTAGGAGACTATTACTTTTTTATCTTCAACTCCTTCGAAGGAAAATTCGATTATGTGCATCCGGGAATCAGCGACGTACTGGGCTACAACGCAGATGGTTGTACTGTAGCTGATGTGGTAAGTTATATTCACCCGGACGATATACCTTTTTTCATGGCATTTGAACAGGCATCGGTTGAGTTTTTCTACGCGCTTCCTATCGAGAAACTCCTGAAGTATAAAGTCCGTTATGATTTGCGCATGCGAAAAGCAAATGGAGAATATATCCGTGTGCTGCAGCAATCCACACCATTGCAGCATAACGAAACCGGCGTCATGCTTCGGTCTTTCGTGGTACATACCGATATCAGCCATCTCAAACAATCCGGCAATCCGGTACTTTCTTTTATTGGTCTTGATGGAGAACCTTCTTTCATCGACGTCGACTTAAAGAAAAAACTAACGCCTACCCGTGAACAGCTTACTCCCCGCGAAAAAGAAGTGCTGAGAGGCATGCTCTCCGGGCAACCCAGCAGGGAAATTGCCCTGCAATTAAACATCAGCAAACAAACAGTAGAAAAACACCGCAAGAATATGTTGAAAAAAACAGGCATCAAATCATCCGCTGAAATGATCGTAAGAGCCATCAAAGAAGGTTGGATATAG
- a CDS encoding RNA polymerase sigma-70 factor: MMEEISEWQMQIARYDDEQAFARLFRHMYDRLLHFCIRYVHVKEAAEEIVSDVFVKLWNRRAELEKVTNLQVYLFVMVKNHSLNYLETYSNLRIVPLSGTDTADLRNSIDLERDLEWKEMRFKMDQVVASLPAQCRRIFQLIKEDGFKYKEVAEILDISPRTVETQLFRAMRRLNNVLGRNRGVIPPLIFFLAVASWL; the protein is encoded by the coding sequence ATGATGGAGGAGATTAGTGAATGGCAGATGCAGATAGCACGTTATGACGATGAACAGGCCTTTGCCCGCCTGTTCCGCCATATGTATGATCGTTTATTGCATTTTTGTATCAGGTATGTACATGTGAAGGAAGCGGCGGAAGAAATTGTATCCGACGTTTTTGTAAAACTCTGGAACCGCCGTGCTGAGTTGGAGAAAGTGACCAACCTGCAGGTATATCTTTTTGTGATGGTGAAGAACCATTCCCTGAATTATCTGGAAACCTATTCTAATCTCCGTATCGTACCACTCTCCGGTACCGATACCGCCGATCTGCGCAACAGCATAGACCTGGAACGCGACCTCGAATGGAAAGAAATGCGCTTTAAAATGGACCAGGTAGTAGCCAGTCTGCCTGCCCAATGCCGCCGCATCTTCCAGCTGATCAAGGAAGACGGTTTCAAATACAAAGAAGTCGCAGAAATCCTCGATATTTCTCCCCGCACCGTCGAAACCCAGTTATTCCGCGCCATGCGCCGCCTCAACAACGTTCTCGGCCGCAACAGGGGCGTAATACCGCCGTTGATATTCTTTCTGGCAGTGGCTTCCTGGCTTTGA
- a CDS encoding VOC family protein has product MKRVTGIGGIFFKCDDPEKVKQWYQTHLGFGADQYGTKFEWRQEEDSTKKGYTVWSPFPGKTKYFEPSAKDFMINYQVENLEALVEELKKEGVTVLDKIESYDYGKFVHILDVEGNKIELWEPADK; this is encoded by the coding sequence ATGAAACGAGTAACAGGAATCGGAGGCATTTTCTTTAAGTGCGATGACCCCGAGAAAGTTAAACAATGGTATCAAACCCATCTGGGTTTTGGCGCAGACCAGTATGGGACAAAGTTTGAATGGCGACAGGAGGAAGACTCCACCAAAAAAGGATACACCGTGTGGAGTCCCTTTCCGGGGAAGACCAAATATTTTGAGCCTTCCGCAAAGGACTTTATGATCAATTACCAGGTCGAAAACCTCGAAGCATTGGTAGAAGAGTTAAAAAAAGAAGGCGTGACGGTACTGGATAAGATAGAGAGCTATGACTACGGGAAATTCGTTCACATTCTTGATGTGGAAGGCAACAAAATTGAATTATGGGAACCGGCAGACAAATAG
- a CDS encoding FecR domain-containing protein: protein MNEEYFLLLVTRKLAGAATPAEVEELEKLLQQYPQMRERYSHLVHYFKDPAFHAAADTELALQRTLQKIRAQQEPWSPEVSTATSAKRRTLRPWKWAAAAAVVLLLGGGAWFFQRNAGPHEKKETQWVKRRNGKATRSFIELADGSKIWLNAESLLTYPARFSGDSREIYLEGEAFMDVATNSTRPFIVHLKKGTIKVLGTSFNIRAYENEPVQTAVISGKVAFIPTYEGDKKVNDTILLTPDVKVTYTASSGTLIKDNTIGEEDKAWTEGRLIFRNATLEEIGASLQRNFNKRVEFEANAPKQYRLTGSFHNNSLEDIMYYLSRSKAFHYKITDSTLVIGE, encoded by the coding sequence ATGAACGAAGAATATTTTTTACTACTGGTCACCCGCAAACTGGCGGGGGCGGCTACGCCCGCGGAAGTGGAAGAGCTGGAAAAACTGTTGCAACAGTATCCGCAAATGCGGGAACGGTATAGCCACCTGGTCCATTATTTTAAAGATCCGGCGTTTCATGCAGCAGCTGATACAGAGCTGGCCCTGCAACGGACTTTGCAAAAAATACGGGCTCAACAGGAGCCCTGGAGCCCGGAAGTATCCACTGCAACCTCTGCAAAAAGAAGAACGCTCCGTCCCTGGAAATGGGCCGCAGCAGCGGCTGTGGTACTGCTGTTGGGCGGCGGCGCCTGGTTTTTTCAACGCAATGCCGGTCCGCATGAGAAAAAAGAAACACAATGGGTAAAACGGCGCAACGGCAAAGCTACCCGCTCCTTTATTGAACTGGCCGACGGCAGTAAGATATGGCTGAATGCCGAGAGCCTGCTGACCTACCCGGCCCGCTTTTCCGGCGATAGCCGGGAAATTTACCTCGAAGGGGAAGCCTTCATGGATGTTGCCACCAATTCCACCCGGCCTTTCATCGTTCATCTCAAAAAAGGTACTATCAAGGTATTAGGTACTTCTTTCAATATACGCGCCTACGAAAATGAACCCGTTCAAACAGCGGTCATCTCCGGTAAAGTAGCATTCATTCCTACGTATGAAGGCGATAAAAAAGTAAATGATACCATCCTGCTCACCCCGGATGTGAAAGTGACCTATACTGCCAGCAGCGGCACACTCATCAAGGATAATACCATCGGGGAGGAAGATAAGGCCTGGACCGAAGGCCGCCTCATCTTCCGCAATGCCACGCTGGAAGAAATAGGCGCCAGCCTGCAAAGGAATTTCAATAAACGCGTGGAGTTCGAAGCCAATGCGCCTAAACAATATCGACTTACCGGCTCCTTCCATAATAATTCTCTGGAAGATATCATGTATTACCTGAGCAGGTCAAAAGCTTTTCATTATAAGATTACCGACTCAACACTTGTGATAGGGGAATAA